Proteins found in one Sorghum bicolor cultivar BTx623 chromosome 1, Sorghum_bicolor_NCBIv3, whole genome shotgun sequence genomic segment:
- the LOC8058075 gene encoding transcription factor MYBS3, with the protein MTRRCSHCSHNGHNSRTCPNRGVKIFGVRLTDGSAIRKSASMGNLSLLSAGSTSGGASPADGPDLADGGAGGYASDDFVQGSSSASRERKKGVPWTEEEHRRFLLGLQKLGKGDWRGISRNFVVSRTPTQVASHAQKYFIRQSNMSRRKRRSSLFDMVPDESMDLPPLPGSQEPETSVLNQAPLPPPVEEEVESMESDTSAVAESSTASALMPESLQPNYPMIVPAYFSPFLQFSVPFWPNQEDGGDLPQETHEIVKPVAVHSKNPINVDELVGMSKLSIGEPGQETVSTSLSLNLLGGQNRQSAFHANPQTRAQA; encoded by the exons atgaCGCGGCGGTGCTCGCACTGCAGCCACAACGGGCACAACTCGCGGACGTGCCCCAACCGCGGGGTCAAGATCTTCGGGGTGCGCCTCACCGATGGCTCCGCCATCCGCAAGAGCGCCAGCATGGGGAACCTCTCCCTCCTCTCCGCGGGATCCACCAGCGGCGGCGCGTCCCCCGCCGACGGGCCCGACCTCGCCGACGGCGGCGCCGGGGGATACGCCTCCGACGACTTCGTCCagggctcctcctccgccagcCGCGAGCGCAAGAAAG GTGTTCCTTGGACTGAAGAAGAACACCGGAGGTTTTTGCTGGGATTACAAAAGCTTGGGAAAGGTGATTGGCGAGGAATTTCTCGTAATTTCGTGGTCTCAAGAACACCTACTCAAGTAGCAAGTCATgctcaaaaatattttatacgTCAATCAAATATGAGCAGAAGGAAGAGAAGGTCTAGCCTTTTTGACATGGTGCCTGATGAG TCCATGGACCTTCCACCCCTTCCTGGAAGTCAAGAACCAGAGACCTCAGTGTTAAATCAAGCACCACTGCCGCCTcctgtggaggaggaggtggaatCAATGGAGTCAGATACTTCTGCTGTTGCAGAGAGTTCTACGGCTTCTGCTCTCATGCCCGAGAGTTTACAACCTAATTATCCGATGATTGTTCCAGCTTATTTCTCACCGTTCTTGCAATTCTCAGTTCCTTTCTGGCCAAATCAGGAAGATGGAGGCGATCTGCCCCAAGAAACACACGAGATTGTCAAGCCTGTGGCAGTTCATTCCAAGAATCCAATTAATGTTGATGAACTTGTGGGCATGTCAAAGCTAAGCATAGGGGAGCCTGGTCAGGAGACAGTTTCTACTTCTCTGTCGCTAAATCTGCTAGGGGGTCAAAATAGGCAGTCGGCTTTCCATGCAAATCCTCAAACGAGAGCTCAAGCCTGA
- the LOC8058076 gene encoding hexose carrier protein HEX6 isoform X1, whose product MEIGPFVEGAPADGGEGYSGRVTPFVVLSCVVAGSGGVLFGYDLGISVDVCLIGGVTSMDSFLKRFFPKVYRQKQDSKVSHYCEFNSELLTVFTSSLYIAGLVATLAAASITRRYGRRTSMLIGGTVFIAGSVFGGAASNVPMLLVNRILLGIGLGFTNQSIPLYLSEMAPPRYRGAINNGFELCISLGILFANILNYFVIKIRAGWGWRISLSMAALPAAFLTISAIFLPETPSFIIQCDGNTDKARVLLQKLRGTTSVQKELDDLVCASNLSRATRYPFKTILKRKYRPQLVVARLISFFNQVTGINVMNFYAPVMFRTIGLKESASLLSSVVTRLCATFANIIAMMVVDRFGRRKLFLVGGVQMILSQFTVGAILAAKFKDYEEMDDAYAYLVLITMCVFVAGFAWSWGPLTFLVPAEVCPLEIRSAGQSIVVAVVFLMTFVIGQTFLEVLCRIKSMTFFVFGGWICLMTLFVYLFLPETKKLPMEQMEQVWKKHWFWKKVLGEEADKKEAEAEAGKRALSGL is encoded by the exons ATGGAGATCGGGCCGTTCGTGGAGGGTGCTCCGGCGGACGGCGGGGAAGGTTACAGCGGCCGCGTGACGCCCTTCGTGGTGCTTTCCTGCGTTGTtgccggcagcggcggcgtccTCTTCGGATACGACCTCGGCATCTCCG TCGATGTGTGTCTGATAGGTGGTGTTACCTCAATGGACTCCTTCCTGAAGAGGTTCTTCCCAAAGGTGTACCGTCAGAAGCAGGACAGCAAAGTGAGCCACTACTGCGAGTTCAACAGCGAGCTCCTCACCGTGTTCACGTCCTCGCTCTATATCGCCGGCCTTGTTGCAACTCTGGCTGCAGCATCCATCACAAGGAGGTATGGCCGCCGCACGTCAATGCTGATCGGTGGCACTGTCTTCATCGCCGGCTCAGTGTTCGGTGGTGCAGCCAGCAATGTCCCCATGCTCCTAGTTAACAGGATCCTACTGGGAATTGGTCTGGGTTTCACTAATCAG TCAATCCCATTGTACCTGTCAGAAATGGCGCCACCCCGATACCGTGGGGCAATCAACAATGGCTTCGAGCTTTGCATCAGCCTTGGCATTCTCTTTGCAAACATTCTCAACTATTTTGTCATAAAAATTAGAGCAGGATGGGGATGGAGGATATCCCTGTCCATGGCTGCACTGCCTGCTGCATTCCTAACCATCAGCGCAATCTTCCTCCCTGAGACGCCAAGCTTCATAATCCAATGTGATGGCAACACGGACAAGGCAAGGGTACTGCTCCAGAAGCTGCGTGGAACAACCTCGGTCCAGAAAGAGCTTGATGACTTGGTCTGTGCTAGCAACCTCTCAAGAGCAACCAGGTATCCATTCAAGACCATACTCAAGAGGAAGTACAGACCACAGCTTGTAGTAGCACGGCTGATCTCTTTCTTCAATCAGGTTACTGGGATCAATGTGATGAACTTCTATGCACCGGTCATGTTCAGGACAATCGGTCTCAAGGAGAGCGCATCCCTCTTGTCCTCGGTGGTGACACGCCTATGTGCAACATTTGCCAACATCATAGCTATGATGGTGGTTGACAGGTTTGGGCGCAGGAAGCTCTTCCTTGTAGGCGGTGTGCAGATGATACTTTCGCAGTTTACTGTTGGCGCAATCCTGGCTGCAAAGTTCAAGGACTATGAGGAAATGGATGATGCGTATGCATACCTAGTGCTGATCACAATGTGTGTGTTCGTTGCAGGATTTGCATGGTCATGGGGCCCTCTTACTTTTTTGGTCCCTGCTGAGGTTTGTCCACTGGAGATCAGGTCCGCAGGGCAGAGCATTGTGGTCGCTGTGGTTTTCTTGATGACATTTGTGATTGGCCAAACGTTTCTTGAGGTCCTTTGTCGCATCAAGTCGATGACGTTCTTCGTCTTCGGTGGATGGATCTGCTTGATGACATTGTTTGTTTATCTTTTCCTGCCTGAGACAAAGAAGCTGCCCATGGAGCAGATGGAGCAGGTCTGGAAGAAGCACTGGTTCTGGAAGAAGGTTTTAGGGGAAGAAGCGGATAAGAAAGAAGCAGAAGCAGAAGCAGGAAAGAGAGCTTTGTCGGGCTTGTAG
- the LOC8058076 gene encoding hexose carrier protein HEX6 isoform X2 translates to MEIGPFVEGAPADGGEGYSGRVTPFVVLSCVVAGSGGVLFGYDLGISGGVTSMDSFLKRFFPKVYRQKQDSKVSHYCEFNSELLTVFTSSLYIAGLVATLAAASITRRYGRRTSMLIGGTVFIAGSVFGGAASNVPMLLVNRILLGIGLGFTNQSIPLYLSEMAPPRYRGAINNGFELCISLGILFANILNYFVIKIRAGWGWRISLSMAALPAAFLTISAIFLPETPSFIIQCDGNTDKARVLLQKLRGTTSVQKELDDLVCASNLSRATRYPFKTILKRKYRPQLVVARLISFFNQVTGINVMNFYAPVMFRTIGLKESASLLSSVVTRLCATFANIIAMMVVDRFGRRKLFLVGGVQMILSQFTVGAILAAKFKDYEEMDDAYAYLVLITMCVFVAGFAWSWGPLTFLVPAEVCPLEIRSAGQSIVVAVVFLMTFVIGQTFLEVLCRIKSMTFFVFGGWICLMTLFVYLFLPETKKLPMEQMEQVWKKHWFWKKVLGEEADKKEAEAEAGKRALSGL, encoded by the exons ATGGAGATCGGGCCGTTCGTGGAGGGTGCTCCGGCGGACGGCGGGGAAGGTTACAGCGGCCGCGTGACGCCCTTCGTGGTGCTTTCCTGCGTTGTtgccggcagcggcggcgtccTCTTCGGATACGACCTCGGCATCTCCG GTGGTGTTACCTCAATGGACTCCTTCCTGAAGAGGTTCTTCCCAAAGGTGTACCGTCAGAAGCAGGACAGCAAAGTGAGCCACTACTGCGAGTTCAACAGCGAGCTCCTCACCGTGTTCACGTCCTCGCTCTATATCGCCGGCCTTGTTGCAACTCTGGCTGCAGCATCCATCACAAGGAGGTATGGCCGCCGCACGTCAATGCTGATCGGTGGCACTGTCTTCATCGCCGGCTCAGTGTTCGGTGGTGCAGCCAGCAATGTCCCCATGCTCCTAGTTAACAGGATCCTACTGGGAATTGGTCTGGGTTTCACTAATCAG TCAATCCCATTGTACCTGTCAGAAATGGCGCCACCCCGATACCGTGGGGCAATCAACAATGGCTTCGAGCTTTGCATCAGCCTTGGCATTCTCTTTGCAAACATTCTCAACTATTTTGTCATAAAAATTAGAGCAGGATGGGGATGGAGGATATCCCTGTCCATGGCTGCACTGCCTGCTGCATTCCTAACCATCAGCGCAATCTTCCTCCCTGAGACGCCAAGCTTCATAATCCAATGTGATGGCAACACGGACAAGGCAAGGGTACTGCTCCAGAAGCTGCGTGGAACAACCTCGGTCCAGAAAGAGCTTGATGACTTGGTCTGTGCTAGCAACCTCTCAAGAGCAACCAGGTATCCATTCAAGACCATACTCAAGAGGAAGTACAGACCACAGCTTGTAGTAGCACGGCTGATCTCTTTCTTCAATCAGGTTACTGGGATCAATGTGATGAACTTCTATGCACCGGTCATGTTCAGGACAATCGGTCTCAAGGAGAGCGCATCCCTCTTGTCCTCGGTGGTGACACGCCTATGTGCAACATTTGCCAACATCATAGCTATGATGGTGGTTGACAGGTTTGGGCGCAGGAAGCTCTTCCTTGTAGGCGGTGTGCAGATGATACTTTCGCAGTTTACTGTTGGCGCAATCCTGGCTGCAAAGTTCAAGGACTATGAGGAAATGGATGATGCGTATGCATACCTAGTGCTGATCACAATGTGTGTGTTCGTTGCAGGATTTGCATGGTCATGGGGCCCTCTTACTTTTTTGGTCCCTGCTGAGGTTTGTCCACTGGAGATCAGGTCCGCAGGGCAGAGCATTGTGGTCGCTGTGGTTTTCTTGATGACATTTGTGATTGGCCAAACGTTTCTTGAGGTCCTTTGTCGCATCAAGTCGATGACGTTCTTCGTCTTCGGTGGATGGATCTGCTTGATGACATTGTTTGTTTATCTTTTCCTGCCTGAGACAAAGAAGCTGCCCATGGAGCAGATGGAGCAGGTCTGGAAGAAGCACTGGTTCTGGAAGAAGGTTTTAGGGGAAGAAGCGGATAAGAAAGAAGCAGAAGCAGAAGCAGGAAAGAGAGCTTTGTCGGGCTTGTAG